One window from the genome of Paracoccus zhejiangensis encodes:
- the phaR gene encoding polyhydroxyalkanoate synthesis repressor PhaR, whose amino-acid sequence MAATETPLLIKRYASRRLYNTETSDYVTLEDIAVFVREGREVKIVDLKTGDDLTRQYLLQIVADHESRGENVLPIDVLTDLVRSYTTQAQSVVPQFLAASFEMLREGQSKMMENMATMPNPMAKMPGFDALQRQQQMFLKAMMGGWRGGASGPDPDEAEEAEAAPMPAARKGKSAPAPQSPPAADGAGDGDDMVEIRRQLAELQNRISKL is encoded by the coding sequence ATGGCCGCAACCGAAACGCCGCTGCTGATCAAGCGCTATGCCAGCCGGCGGCTCTACAATACCGAGACCAGCGATTACGTCACGCTCGAGGATATCGCGGTCTTCGTCCGCGAGGGCCGCGAGGTGAAGATCGTCGACCTGAAGACCGGCGATGACCTGACCCGGCAATACCTGCTGCAGATCGTCGCCGATCACGAAAGCCGTGGCGAGAATGTCCTGCCCATCGACGTGCTGACCGACCTGGTGCGCAGCTATACTACCCAGGCGCAATCCGTGGTGCCGCAATTCCTGGCCGCCAGCTTCGAGATGCTGCGCGAGGGCCAGTCGAAGATGATGGAGAACATGGCGACCATGCCGAACCCGATGGCCAAGATGCCAGGTTTCGACGCGCTGCAGCGCCAGCAGCAGATGTTCCTGAAGGCGATGATGGGCGGCTGGCGCGGCGGTGCCTCGGGGCCTGACCCGGACGAGGCCGAGGAGGCCGAAGCCGCCCCGATGCCCGCGGCCCGCAAGGGTAAGTCCGCCCCCGCGCCCCAATCCCCGCCCGCTGCCGACGGTGCTGGCGACGGCGACGACATGGTCGAGATCCGCCGGCAACTGGCCGAATTGCAAAACCGCATCTCGAAGCTCTGA